The Engystomops pustulosus chromosome 4, aEngPut4.maternal, whole genome shotgun sequence genome contains a region encoding:
- the ATP2B1 gene encoding plasma membrane calcium-transporting ATPase 1 isoform X5 — MANNSVAYSGVKNSINEANHGGDFGITLEELRALMELRSMDALQKIQDCYGDVYGICSRLKTSPHEGLSGNLSDLERRQEVFGKNLIPPKKPKTFLQLVWEALQDVTLIILEIAAIISLGLSFYRPPGGDNELCGAATGAIEEEEGEAGWIEGAAILLSVVCVVLVTAFNDWSKEKQFRGLQNRIEQEQRFTVVRGSQVIQIPVADIVVGDIAQIKYGDLLPADGVLIQGNDLKIDESSLTGESDHVRKTLEKDPLLLSGTHVMEGSGKMVVTAIGVNSQTGIIFTLLGAGENEEEKEKKEKKSKKQDGTIENRNKAKAQDGAAMEMQPLKSEDGGDGEDKKKSNLPKKEKSVLQGKLTKLAVQIGKAGLVMSAITVIILVLYFVIDNFWVQKRPWLAECTPIYVQYFVKFFIIGVTVLVVAVPEGLPLAVTISLAYSVKKMMKDNNLVRHLDACETMGNATAICSDKTGTLTMNRMTVVQAFLNDKHYRKIPDAESLPENVLQLLITGISVNCAYTSKILPPEREGGLPRHVGNKTECALLGFLLDLKRDYQDVRNEIPEETLFKVYTFNSVRKSMSTVLKNNDGSYRMFSKGASEIVLKKCFKILTANGEAKVFRPRDRDDMAKRVIEPMASEGLRTICLAYRDFPAGEPEPEWENENDILSGLTCIAVVGIEDPVRPEVPDAIRKCQRAGITVRMVTGDNINTARAIATKCGILHPGEDFLCVEGKEFNRRIRNEKGEIEQERIDKIWPKLRVLARSSPTDKHTLVKGIIDSTICEQRQVVAVTGDGTNDGPALKKADVGFAMGIAGTDVAKEASDIILTDDNFSSIVKAVMWGRNVYDSISKFLQFQLTVNVVAVIVAFTGACITQDSPLKAVQMLWVNLIMDTFASLALATEPPTESLLLRKPYGRNKPLISRTMMKNILGHAVYQLVVVFTLLFVGEKLFDIDSGRNAPLHAPPSQHYTIVFNTFVMMQLFNEINARKIHGERNVFEGIFNNLIFCSIVLGTFIIQIIIVQFGGKPFSCTELTVDQWLWSVFLGMGTLLWGQLVTTIPTSRLKFLKEAGHGTQKDEIPEEELAEDVEEIDHAERELRRGQILWFRGLNRIQTQMDVVNAFQSGSSIQGALRRQPSIASQHHDVTNISTPTHVVFSSSTASTTVGYSSGECIS, encoded by the exons GTTTGAGCGGAAATTTGTCAGACCTTGAAAGGAGGCAAGAAGTATTTGGAAAGAATCTTATACCTCCCAAAAAGCcaaaaacatttcttcagttaGTATGGGAAGCCCTACAGGATGTAACGTTAATTATATTAGAAATAGCAGCCATAATATCTCTAGGCCTTTCTTTTTACCGACCCCCTGGTGGTGATAATGAAT TATGTGGAGCAGCCACTGGTGCTATAGAAGAGGAAGAAGGTGAAGCGGGTTGGATAGAAGGAGCTGCCATCCTTCTGTCAGTCGTATGTGTAGTATTAGTAACGGCTTTCAATGACTGGAGTAAAGAAAAGCAGTTCAGGGGACTGCAAAACCGGATTGAACAAGAGCAGAGATTTACAGTTGTACGTGGCAGTCAGGTTATCCAAATTCCAGTGGCTGATATAGTTGTTGGAGACATTGCACAGATAAAATATG GGGATCTTTTGCCGGCTGATGGGGTTCTTATTCAGGGGAACGATCTTAAAATTGATGAGAGTTCATTAACTGGAGAATCTGATCATGTACGGAAAACACTGGAGAAGGACCCTCTGCTGCTCTCTG gcaCTCATGTTATGGAAGGATCAGGGAAAATGGTAGTCACTGCGATTGGCGTAAATTCTCAAACTGGAATTATATTCACCTTACTTGGAGCTGGAGAAAATGAAGAGGAGAAagaaaagaaggagaagaaaa gcaaaaaacaagatggcaccATTGAAAATCGTAACAAAG caAAGGCACAAGATGGAGCAGCTATGGAAATGCAGCCCCTTAAGAGTGAGGACGGTGGTGACGGAGAAGACAAGAAGAAATCAAATTTgccaaagaaagaaaaatctgTTCTGCAAGGGAAACTTACTAAATTGGCTGTTCAGATTGGCAAAGCAG GCTTGGTGATGTCTGCAATAACGGTCATAATCCTTGTTCTATACTTTGTGATTGATAATTTCTGGGTTCAGAAACGCCCCTGGTTGGCTGAGTGCACACCAATTTACGTCCAGTATTTTGTCAAGTTTTTCATCATTGGAGTAACCGTTTTGGTTGTAGCTGTACCTGAAGGTCTTCCACTTGCAGTAACCATTTCTCTGGCTTATTCTGTTAAG AAAATGATGAAAGATAATAACTTGGTTAGGCATCTGGATGCTTGTGAAACCATGGGAAACGCTACAGCAATCTGTTCAGATAAAACTGGAACGTTAACTATGAACAGAATGACTGTTGTCCAGGCCTTCCTGAACGACAAACATTACCGAAAGATTCCCGATGCAGAGTCCCTCCCGGAGAATGTACTGCAGCTCCTTATTACTGGCATTTCTGTCAACTGTGCTTACACTTCAAAAATCCTG CCTCCTGAACGAGAAGGCGGCTTGCCACGCCATGTTGGGAACAAAACTGAATGTGCCTTGCTGGGATTTCTTTTGGATCTAAAACGAGACTATCAAGATGTCAGAAATGAAATCCCAGAGGAAACCTTATTTAAAGTGTACACTTTTAATTCTGTGAGAAAATCCATGAGTACAGTGTTGAAAAACAATGATGGCAGTTACCGAATGTTCAGTAAGGGTGCCTCTGAGATTGTCCTTAAAAA GTGCTTCAAAATTCTCACCGCAAATGGCGAAGCCAAAGTCTTCAGACCGAGGGACAGAGACGATATGGCGAAAAGAGTGATCGAACCTATGGCATCTGAGGGCCTGAGAACAATATGCTTGGCTTACAGAGATTTTCCGGCAGGAGAACCGGAGCCTGAATGGGAAAACGAAAATGATATATTGAGTGGTCTCACCTGTATTGCTGTTGTAGGCATTGAAGACCCTGTCCGACCAGAG GTACCGGATGCTATAAGAAAATGCCAGCGTGCTGGTATTACAGTACGTATGGTTACAGGGGACAACATAAACACAGCCCGTGCTATTGCCACCAAATGTGGAATACTTCACCCCGGAGAGGATTTCCTGTGCGTAGAAGGAAAAGAATTCAACCGGCGAATACGCAATGAGAAAGGAGAA ATCGAGCAAGAACGAATAGACAAAATTTGGCCTAAACTTCGTGTACTTGCCAGATCGTCTCCAACTGACAAACATACGCTAGTGAAAG GTATAATTGACAGTACAATCTGTGAACAAAGACAAGTGGTAGCCGTAACTGGCGATGGGACCAATGACGGACCTGCACTCAAGAAGGCAGATGTTGGTTTTGCTAtg GGTATTGCCGGAACAGATGTTGCGAAAGAAGCGTCTGATATTATCCTCACCGATGACAACTTTAGCAGCATTGTAAAAGCCGTGATGTGGGGAAGAAATGTGTATGACAGTATTTCGAAGTTCCTCCAATTCCAGCTTACCGTCAATGTAGTGGCTGTCATTGTAGCTTTTACAGGGGCTTGTATCACACAA GACTCTCCACTTAAAGCTGTGCAGATGTTGTGGGTTAACCTTATTATGGACACGTTTGCATCTCTTGCTCTGGCAACTGAGCCCCCAACCGAATCTTTGTTATTGAGGAAACCTTATGGAAGGAATAAACCTCTCATATCTCGTACAATGATGAAAAACATTTTAGGTCATGCTGTCTACCAGTTAGTTGTCGTCTTCACCCTTTTATTTGTAG GGGAAAAACTCTTTGATATTGATAGTGGGCGAAATGCTCCCCTCCATGCGCCACCATCCCAACATTACACCATTGTGTTCAACACATTTGTTATGATGCAGTTATTTAATGAAATCAATGCAAGGAAGATTCATGGGGAAAGGAATGTGTTTGAAGGGATATTCAACAATCTCATCTTCTGCAGCATTGTATTAGGTACTTTCATCATACAG ATCATTATTGTGCAGTTTGGTGGAAAACCTTTCAGTTGTACAGAGCTGACAGTAGATCAATGGCTGTGGTCAGTTTTCCTGGGTATGGGGACATTGCTCTGGGGCCAG CTGGTAACAACAATACCAACCAGTCGCTTAAAGTTCCTCAAGGAAGCTGGTCATGGGACACAGAAGGATGAGATACCAGAAGAGGAGCTTGCTGAAGATGTGGAAGAGATTGACCATGCTGAAAGAGAGCTACGTCGTGGTCAGATCTTATGGTTTAGGGGCCTGAACAGAATCCAAACTCAG ATGGATGTAGTGAATGCTTTCCAAAGTGGAAGTTCCATTCAGGGGGCTTTAAGGCGGCAACCCTCCATCGCCAGCCAGCATCATGATGTAACAAATATTTCTACCCCTACACATGTAGTGTTTTCCTCCTCTACCGCTTCTACTACTGTGGGGT
- the ATP2B1 gene encoding plasma membrane calcium-transporting ATPase 1 isoform X4: MANNSVAYSGVKNSINEANHGGDFGITLEELRALMELRSMDALQKIQDCYGDVYGICSRLKTSPHEGLSGNLSDLERRQEVFGKNLIPPKKPKTFLQLVWEALQDVTLIILEIAAIISLGLSFYRPPGGDNELCGAATGAIEEEEGEAGWIEGAAILLSVVCVVLVTAFNDWSKEKQFRGLQNRIEQEQRFTVVRGSQVIQIPVADIVVGDIAQIKYGDLLPADGVLIQGNDLKIDESSLTGESDHVRKTLEKDPLLLSGTHVMEGSGKMVVTAIGVNSQTGIIFTLLGAGENEEEKEKKEKKSKKQDGTIENRNKAKAQDGAAMEMQPLKSEDGGDGEDKKKSNLPKKEKSVLQGKLTKLAVQIGKAGLVMSAITVIILVLYFVIDNFWVQKRPWLAECTPIYVQYFVKFFIIGVTVLVVAVPEGLPLAVTISLAYSVKKMMKDNNLVRHLDACETMGNATAICSDKTGTLTMNRMTVVQAFLNDKHYRKIPDAESLPENVLQLLITGISVNCAYTSKILPPEREGGLPRHVGNKTECALLGFLLDLKRDYQDVRNEIPEETLFKVYTFNSVRKSMSTVLKNNDGSYRMFSKGASEIVLKKCFKILTANGEAKVFRPRDRDDMAKRVIEPMASEGLRTICLAYRDFPAGEPEPEWENENDILSGLTCIAVVGIEDPVRPEVPDAIRKCQRAGITVRMVTGDNINTARAIATKCGILHPGEDFLCVEGKEFNRRIRNEKGEIEQERIDKIWPKLRVLARSSPTDKHTLVKGIIDSTICEQRQVVAVTGDGTNDGPALKKADVGFAMGIAGTDVAKEASDIILTDDNFSSIVKAVMWGRNVYDSISKFLQFQLTVNVVAVIVAFTGACITQDSPLKAVQMLWVNLIMDTFASLALATEPPTESLLLRKPYGRNKPLISRTMMKNILGHAVYQLVVVFTLLFVGEKLFDIDSGRNAPLHAPPSQHYTIVFNTFVMMQLFNEINARKIHGERNVFEGIFNNLIFCSIVLGTFIIQIIIVQFGGKPFSCTELTVDQWLWSVFLGMGTLLWGQLVTTIPTSRLKFLKEAGHGTQKDEIPEEELAEDVEEIDHAERELRRGQILWFRGLNRIQTQMGWSFLLFYLSLAEQAVTISDSLQMDVVNAFQSGSSIQGALRRQPSIASQHHDVTNISTPTHVVFSSSTASTTVGFEW; the protein is encoded by the exons GTTTGAGCGGAAATTTGTCAGACCTTGAAAGGAGGCAAGAAGTATTTGGAAAGAATCTTATACCTCCCAAAAAGCcaaaaacatttcttcagttaGTATGGGAAGCCCTACAGGATGTAACGTTAATTATATTAGAAATAGCAGCCATAATATCTCTAGGCCTTTCTTTTTACCGACCCCCTGGTGGTGATAATGAAT TATGTGGAGCAGCCACTGGTGCTATAGAAGAGGAAGAAGGTGAAGCGGGTTGGATAGAAGGAGCTGCCATCCTTCTGTCAGTCGTATGTGTAGTATTAGTAACGGCTTTCAATGACTGGAGTAAAGAAAAGCAGTTCAGGGGACTGCAAAACCGGATTGAACAAGAGCAGAGATTTACAGTTGTACGTGGCAGTCAGGTTATCCAAATTCCAGTGGCTGATATAGTTGTTGGAGACATTGCACAGATAAAATATG GGGATCTTTTGCCGGCTGATGGGGTTCTTATTCAGGGGAACGATCTTAAAATTGATGAGAGTTCATTAACTGGAGAATCTGATCATGTACGGAAAACACTGGAGAAGGACCCTCTGCTGCTCTCTG gcaCTCATGTTATGGAAGGATCAGGGAAAATGGTAGTCACTGCGATTGGCGTAAATTCTCAAACTGGAATTATATTCACCTTACTTGGAGCTGGAGAAAATGAAGAGGAGAAagaaaagaaggagaagaaaa gcaaaaaacaagatggcaccATTGAAAATCGTAACAAAG caAAGGCACAAGATGGAGCAGCTATGGAAATGCAGCCCCTTAAGAGTGAGGACGGTGGTGACGGAGAAGACAAGAAGAAATCAAATTTgccaaagaaagaaaaatctgTTCTGCAAGGGAAACTTACTAAATTGGCTGTTCAGATTGGCAAAGCAG GCTTGGTGATGTCTGCAATAACGGTCATAATCCTTGTTCTATACTTTGTGATTGATAATTTCTGGGTTCAGAAACGCCCCTGGTTGGCTGAGTGCACACCAATTTACGTCCAGTATTTTGTCAAGTTTTTCATCATTGGAGTAACCGTTTTGGTTGTAGCTGTACCTGAAGGTCTTCCACTTGCAGTAACCATTTCTCTGGCTTATTCTGTTAAG AAAATGATGAAAGATAATAACTTGGTTAGGCATCTGGATGCTTGTGAAACCATGGGAAACGCTACAGCAATCTGTTCAGATAAAACTGGAACGTTAACTATGAACAGAATGACTGTTGTCCAGGCCTTCCTGAACGACAAACATTACCGAAAGATTCCCGATGCAGAGTCCCTCCCGGAGAATGTACTGCAGCTCCTTATTACTGGCATTTCTGTCAACTGTGCTTACACTTCAAAAATCCTG CCTCCTGAACGAGAAGGCGGCTTGCCACGCCATGTTGGGAACAAAACTGAATGTGCCTTGCTGGGATTTCTTTTGGATCTAAAACGAGACTATCAAGATGTCAGAAATGAAATCCCAGAGGAAACCTTATTTAAAGTGTACACTTTTAATTCTGTGAGAAAATCCATGAGTACAGTGTTGAAAAACAATGATGGCAGTTACCGAATGTTCAGTAAGGGTGCCTCTGAGATTGTCCTTAAAAA GTGCTTCAAAATTCTCACCGCAAATGGCGAAGCCAAAGTCTTCAGACCGAGGGACAGAGACGATATGGCGAAAAGAGTGATCGAACCTATGGCATCTGAGGGCCTGAGAACAATATGCTTGGCTTACAGAGATTTTCCGGCAGGAGAACCGGAGCCTGAATGGGAAAACGAAAATGATATATTGAGTGGTCTCACCTGTATTGCTGTTGTAGGCATTGAAGACCCTGTCCGACCAGAG GTACCGGATGCTATAAGAAAATGCCAGCGTGCTGGTATTACAGTACGTATGGTTACAGGGGACAACATAAACACAGCCCGTGCTATTGCCACCAAATGTGGAATACTTCACCCCGGAGAGGATTTCCTGTGCGTAGAAGGAAAAGAATTCAACCGGCGAATACGCAATGAGAAAGGAGAA ATCGAGCAAGAACGAATAGACAAAATTTGGCCTAAACTTCGTGTACTTGCCAGATCGTCTCCAACTGACAAACATACGCTAGTGAAAG GTATAATTGACAGTACAATCTGTGAACAAAGACAAGTGGTAGCCGTAACTGGCGATGGGACCAATGACGGACCTGCACTCAAGAAGGCAGATGTTGGTTTTGCTAtg GGTATTGCCGGAACAGATGTTGCGAAAGAAGCGTCTGATATTATCCTCACCGATGACAACTTTAGCAGCATTGTAAAAGCCGTGATGTGGGGAAGAAATGTGTATGACAGTATTTCGAAGTTCCTCCAATTCCAGCTTACCGTCAATGTAGTGGCTGTCATTGTAGCTTTTACAGGGGCTTGTATCACACAA GACTCTCCACTTAAAGCTGTGCAGATGTTGTGGGTTAACCTTATTATGGACACGTTTGCATCTCTTGCTCTGGCAACTGAGCCCCCAACCGAATCTTTGTTATTGAGGAAACCTTATGGAAGGAATAAACCTCTCATATCTCGTACAATGATGAAAAACATTTTAGGTCATGCTGTCTACCAGTTAGTTGTCGTCTTCACCCTTTTATTTGTAG GGGAAAAACTCTTTGATATTGATAGTGGGCGAAATGCTCCCCTCCATGCGCCACCATCCCAACATTACACCATTGTGTTCAACACATTTGTTATGATGCAGTTATTTAATGAAATCAATGCAAGGAAGATTCATGGGGAAAGGAATGTGTTTGAAGGGATATTCAACAATCTCATCTTCTGCAGCATTGTATTAGGTACTTTCATCATACAG ATCATTATTGTGCAGTTTGGTGGAAAACCTTTCAGTTGTACAGAGCTGACAGTAGATCAATGGCTGTGGTCAGTTTTCCTGGGTATGGGGACATTGCTCTGGGGCCAG CTGGTAACAACAATACCAACCAGTCGCTTAAAGTTCCTCAAGGAAGCTGGTCATGGGACACAGAAGGATGAGATACCAGAAGAGGAGCTTGCTGAAGATGTGGAAGAGATTGACCATGCTGAAAGAGAGCTACGTCGTGGTCAGATCTTATGGTTTAGGGGCCTGAACAGAATCCAAACTCAG ATGGGATGGTCCTTTCTCTTGTTCTATCTCTCTCTTGCTGAGCAAGCTGTCACAATCTCTGATTCCTTGCAGATGGATGTAGTGAATGCTTTCCAAAGTGGAAGTTCCATTCAGGGGGCTTTAAGGCGGCAACCCTCCATCGCCAGCCAGCATCATGATGTAACAAATATTTCTACCCCTACACATGTAGTGTTTTCCTCCTCTACCGCTTCTACTACTGTGGG